A region from the Inhella inkyongensis genome encodes:
- a CDS encoding YkvA family protein has product MRWRGLKAWAARLSDEVLVMGHAVRDPEMPRGLRWLALALLAYALSPIDLIPDFIPVLGWLDDLLILPLGFAYIRRRLPPAVLARASERARTQDWPALRRLQGLRRALIWGILIVGLSLLLGLAFLGGLALWLWRQFNPI; this is encoded by the coding sequence ATGCGCTGGCGCGGCCTCAAGGCCTGGGCGGCGCGGCTTTCGGATGAGGTGTTGGTGATGGGGCACGCGGTGCGTGACCCTGAGATGCCGCGCGGTTTGCGGTGGTTGGCGCTGGCGCTGCTGGCCTATGCGCTCAGTCCCATCGACCTGATCCCGGACTTCATTCCGGTGCTGGGCTGGCTGGATGATCTCCTGATCCTGCCGCTGGGCTTCGCCTACATCCGTCGCCGTCTGCCGCCCGCCGTGCTGGCGCGTGCCAGTGAACGGGCGCGCACCCAGGACTGGCCGGCGCTGCGGCGCCTGCAGGGCCTGCGCCGCGCGCTCATATGGGGGATTCTGATTGTTGGACTCAGCCTCTTGCTGGGCCTGGCCTTCTTGGGCGGGCTGGCGCTATGGCTGTGGCGCCAGTTCAATCCAATCTGA
- a CDS encoding GGDEF domain-containing protein — protein MQAPDIHVPTLTLAMVGGFALMVAQVTLAGWRTLPRREAQSWLGVCAALMVSAALFAVRAQLPEWAVLLTSNLALGVGLLAMVGAALRLIEVKIRPRQVGWAFAGYCTVMLMAQALPLAQAITASNLAAAAFMAPLAWTMARRGWPVSAALRSVTAALWTLLAVLLWRAQDAWRHPAEYTDLGQRLFAPPGHGLSMLVLMLAILAVCFGYVLAAQERAQQQLHIQATRDALTGCRNRRRLDQIMHNELSRLRRGGASLSFMLIDLDDFKRLNDQHGHAVGDAALIHVAQLFRQRLRTTDKLARMGGEEFGVVLPSTDSAGALQVAAQLRRQLHRHPLPLAQGGSVTLTASIGIVTLPSRTKAKADAVYEAADCAMYEAKRGGKDGARASDWIELAPQP, from the coding sequence ATGCAAGCGCCCGACATCCATGTGCCAACGCTGACCCTGGCCATGGTGGGCGGCTTTGCGCTGATGGTGGCGCAAGTCACCTTGGCCGGCTGGCGCACCCTACCACGCCGTGAAGCCCAGAGCTGGCTGGGTGTCTGCGCTGCGCTGATGGTCTCGGCAGCACTGTTCGCGGTGCGCGCCCAGTTGCCTGAATGGGCGGTGTTGCTGACCAGCAATCTGGCCCTCGGCGTGGGCCTGCTGGCGATGGTGGGCGCGGCCTTGCGACTCATCGAGGTCAAGATTCGCCCTCGGCAGGTCGGCTGGGCTTTTGCGGGCTACTGCACCGTGATGCTGATGGCCCAGGCCCTGCCGCTGGCGCAGGCCATCACGGCCAGCAACCTGGCGGCCGCGGCCTTTATGGCGCCCCTGGCCTGGACGATGGCACGTCGCGGCTGGCCCGTCAGCGCCGCACTGCGCTCGGTCACCGCCGCCCTGTGGACCCTGCTGGCTGTCCTGCTGTGGCGCGCCCAGGATGCCTGGCGCCATCCGGCCGAGTACACCGACCTGGGCCAACGCCTGTTTGCGCCGCCTGGCCATGGCCTGTCCATGCTGGTGTTGATGCTGGCCATCCTGGCGGTCTGCTTTGGCTATGTGCTGGCGGCCCAGGAGCGCGCCCAGCAACAGCTGCACATACAGGCCACCCGCGATGCGCTGACGGGTTGTCGCAACCGCCGGCGCCTGGACCAGATCATGCACAACGAGCTGTCGCGGCTGCGACGCGGCGGCGCCAGCCTGTCCTTCATGCTGATCGACCTCGACGACTTCAAGCGTCTGAACGATCAACACGGGCATGCGGTCGGTGACGCAGCCCTGATCCATGTGGCCCAGCTGTTTCGGCAACGCCTGCGCACCACCGACAAGCTGGCCCGCATGGGGGGCGAGGAGTTTGGCGTGGTGCTGCCCAGCACGGACTCGGCCGGCGCGCTGCAGGTAGCAGCCCAGTTGCGGCGCCAACTGCACCGCCATCCCCTGCCCCTGGCCCAGGGCGGTAGCGTCACACTCACCGCCTCGATCGGGATCGTCACCCTGCCCAGCCGGACCAAGGCCAAAGCCGATGCCGTCTACGAAGCGGCCGACTGCGCCATGTATGAGGCCAAGCGCGGCGGCAAGGACGGCGCCCGGGCCTCAGATTGGATTGAACTGGCGCCACAGCCATAG
- a CDS encoding AMP-binding protein, producing the protein MSTTIAPERLALQCLYYWESAHPNKVVLTQPMGNGVVKEFTWGQIANETRRMAAWIKAQGWPAGSKVAILSKNCAWWLMNDLAIWMAGHVSVPLYPTLAAGTITQILEHSEAKMCFVGKLDGWEGMKPGIPAGMPCVSYALSPDDAKAAYQSWDEIVADTAPMEGQTVRGADELATLIYTSGTTGAPKGVMHTFGNFAWALQAGLGRIPMGDDDRMLSYLPLAHVVERCLVEHGWLVTGMHVFFAESLETFTQDLQRARPTVFFSVPRLWVKFQQGIQAKMPPAKLDKLLKIPLLNLVVKKKIRKALGLDACRFAAGGAAPMPPDLLKWYRKLGLPINEGYGMTENLAVSHITINGQDMTGTVGPAYDGVQVRIDKKTGELQMKSPAVMKGYYKEPELTREAFTEDGWLKTGDKAAHDDRKCLKITGRVKDLFKTSKGKYVAPAPIEDKIVMHNAVEACAVVGANMGQPLGLGMLGPEAVKKLDDPAEKEALKASLVEHLKSINAKLDPHEQMDCLVLFKQPWTVDNGLITPTFKIKRNEIDKAFGEQYESWADSRQKVILVE; encoded by the coding sequence ATGAGCACGACCATCGCCCCTGAACGCCTGGCCCTGCAATGCCTTTATTACTGGGAATCGGCCCACCCCAACAAGGTCGTGCTGACCCAGCCCATGGGCAATGGCGTGGTCAAGGAATTCACCTGGGGCCAGATCGCCAACGAGACGCGCCGCATGGCGGCCTGGATCAAGGCCCAGGGCTGGCCGGCCGGTAGCAAGGTCGCCATCCTGTCCAAAAACTGCGCCTGGTGGCTGATGAACGATCTGGCCATCTGGATGGCCGGCCATGTCTCGGTGCCGCTCTACCCGACCCTGGCGGCCGGCACCATCACCCAGATCCTGGAGCACAGCGAGGCCAAGATGTGCTTCGTTGGCAAGCTGGACGGTTGGGAAGGCATGAAGCCCGGCATCCCGGCTGGCATGCCCTGCGTCAGCTACGCGCTCAGCCCCGATGACGCCAAGGCGGCCTATCAGAGCTGGGACGAGATCGTGGCCGACACCGCCCCGATGGAGGGCCAGACCGTGCGCGGCGCCGACGAACTGGCCACGCTGATCTACACCTCGGGCACCACCGGCGCACCCAAGGGCGTGATGCACACCTTTGGCAACTTTGCCTGGGCGCTGCAGGCCGGTCTGGGTCGCATCCCCATGGGCGATGACGACCGCATGCTGTCCTACCTGCCGCTGGCCCATGTGGTGGAGCGTTGCCTGGTTGAGCATGGCTGGCTGGTGACCGGCATGCATGTGTTCTTTGCCGAGTCGCTCGAGACCTTCACCCAGGATCTGCAGCGCGCCCGTCCGACCGTGTTCTTCTCGGTGCCGCGCCTGTGGGTCAAGTTCCAGCAGGGCATCCAGGCCAAGATGCCGCCGGCCAAGCTGGACAAGCTGCTCAAGATTCCGCTCCTGAACTTGGTGGTGAAGAAAAAGATCCGCAAGGCCCTGGGCCTGGATGCCTGCCGTTTCGCGGCCGGTGGCGCGGCGCCGATGCCGCCCGATCTGCTCAAGTGGTATCGCAAGCTCGGCCTGCCCATCAATGAGGGCTATGGCATGACCGAGAACCTGGCGGTCAGCCACATCACCATCAATGGCCAGGACATGACCGGCACCGTGGGCCCGGCCTACGACGGCGTGCAGGTGCGCATCGACAAGAAGACCGGCGAGTTGCAGATGAAGAGCCCGGCGGTGATGAAGGGCTACTACAAGGAGCCCGAGCTGACCCGCGAGGCCTTCACCGAGGACGGTTGGCTCAAGACCGGCGACAAGGCCGCGCACGACGACCGCAAGTGCCTGAAGATCACCGGTCGCGTCAAGGACCTGTTCAAGACCAGCAAGGGCAAGTATGTGGCGCCCGCGCCGATCGAGGACAAGATCGTGATGCACAACGCCGTCGAGGCCTGTGCCGTGGTGGGCGCCAATATGGGTCAGCCCCTGGGTTTGGGCATGCTCGGCCCTGAGGCCGTGAAGAAGCTGGACGACCCGGCCGAGAAGGAGGCCCTCAAGGCCTCGCTGGTCGAGCATCTGAAGAGCATCAATGCCAAGCTTGATCCGCACGAGCAGATGGACTGCCTGGTGCTGTTCAAGCAGCCCTGGACGGTGGACAACGGCCTGATCACGCCGACCTTCAAGATCAAGCGCAACGAGATCGACAAGGCCTTTGGCGAGCAATACGAGAGTTGGGCCGACAGCCGCCAGAAAGTGATTCTGGTGGAGTGA